From the Accumulibacter sp. genome, one window contains:
- the folP gene encoding dihydropteroate synthase — protein MGIVNLTADSFSGDGLAGDTAAAVAQAQRQIDAGADLLDLGAESSRPGALPVTAEDELHRLLPVLAGLAGCGVPISVDTYKPEVMRAALRHGASMINDIHGLCMPGAMEAVAESDCAVCLMHMQGQPLTMQRQPSYRDVVAEVREFLRCRVRAAREAGISDDRLLLDPGFCFGKTLQHNLDLLRALEQLASDGLPVLAGLSRKSMLGAITGRPLGERLAASIAAAVVAVERGARVLRVHDVAETRDALAVWQAARGTDAPRSAAAA, from the coding sequence ATGGGCATCGTGAACCTGACGGCCGATTCCTTCTCGGGAGATGGGCTTGCCGGCGACACTGCAGCGGCGGTGGCGCAGGCCCAGCGGCAGATCGACGCCGGCGCCGATCTGCTCGATCTCGGTGCCGAATCCTCCCGTCCCGGAGCGCTACCGGTGACGGCAGAGGACGAACTGCATCGGCTCCTGCCGGTACTTGCGGGACTCGCCGGCTGTGGCGTACCCATCTCGGTCGATACCTACAAGCCGGAGGTGATGCGGGCGGCACTGCGGCACGGCGCGTCGATGATCAATGACATCCATGGCTTGTGCATGCCGGGAGCCATGGAGGCGGTAGCAGAGAGCGACTGCGCGGTCTGCCTGATGCACATGCAGGGGCAACCGCTGACCATGCAGCGGCAGCCCTCGTACCGCGATGTCGTCGCCGAGGTGCGGGAGTTCCTGCGGTGCCGGGTACGGGCGGCGAGGGAGGCCGGGATCAGCGACGATCGTCTCCTGCTCGACCCGGGCTTCTGCTTCGGCAAGACCCTGCAGCACAACCTCGACCTGCTGCGCGCTCTCGAGCAACTGGCCAGCGACGGTCTGCCTGTGCTGGCCGGCCTCTCGCGCAAGTCGATGCTTGGCGCCATCACCGGGCGCCCGCTCGGCGAGCGCCTTGCGGCCAGCATCGCCGCCGCGGTGGTGGCTGTCGAGCGTGGGGCGCGTGTCCTGAGGGTGCACGATGTGGCCGAAACGCGCGATGCGCTGGCGGTCTGGCAGGCGGCGCGCGGCACCGATGCGCCGAGGTCGGCGGCGGCAGCTTGA
- the ftsH gene encoding ATP-dependent zinc metalloprotease FtsH — protein sequence MNNMFKNLAVWLVIGLVLMTVFNQFNNRQVAQQSMEYSQFIEEVGKGNIAKVVIEGRVLKATTTDGRKLTSYAPPDLWMVSDLLKHGVKIEAKPEEEQSFLMSIFVSWFPMLLLIGVWIFFMRQMQGGGRGGAFSFGKSKARLLDESSNTITFADVAGCDEAKEEVSELVDFLRDPSKFQKLGGRIPKGVLLVGNPGTGKTLLAKAIAGEAKVPFFSISGSDFVEMFVGVGAARVRDMFENAKKHAPCIIFIDELDAVGRQRGAGLGGGNDEREQTLNQMLVEMDGFEGSVGVIVIAATNRPDVLDPALMRPGRFDRQVVVPLPDIRGREQILVVHMRKVPLSPDVKADIIARGTPGFSGADLANLVNEAALFAARGNKRLVDMEDFEKAKDKIMMGAERRSMVMNEDERRNTAYHEAGHAVVAKLMPKSDPVHKVTIIPRGRALGLTMQLPEEDRYAYDRIYLMSRIAVLFGGRIAEELFMNQMTTGASNDFERATQMARDMVTRYGMSDALGPMVYGENEGEVFLGRSVTTHKNMSEATMEKVDREIRRIIDEQYALARRLLEEHRDKVEAMASALLELETIDADQINDVMQGKPPRPPKQTQLPPANKSDHNAPDAAPSAPPAPA from the coding sequence TTGAATAACATGTTCAAGAATCTGGCAGTCTGGCTGGTGATCGGTCTCGTCCTGATGACCGTCTTCAACCAGTTCAACAATCGCCAGGTGGCCCAGCAGTCGATGGAGTACTCCCAGTTCATCGAGGAGGTGGGCAAGGGAAACATCGCCAAGGTGGTCATCGAGGGGCGCGTGCTCAAGGCAACGACGACCGATGGGCGCAAGTTGACGAGCTATGCGCCGCCGGATCTCTGGATGGTCTCCGATCTGCTGAAGCATGGCGTCAAGATCGAGGCCAAGCCGGAGGAAGAGCAGTCCTTCCTGATGAGCATTTTCGTCAGCTGGTTCCCGATGCTGCTGCTGATCGGCGTCTGGATCTTCTTCATGCGCCAGATGCAGGGCGGTGGTCGTGGCGGGGCCTTCTCGTTCGGCAAGAGCAAGGCGCGCCTGCTCGATGAGTCGTCCAACACCATCACCTTTGCCGACGTCGCCGGTTGCGACGAGGCGAAGGAGGAGGTGTCGGAACTCGTCGATTTCCTGCGCGACCCGTCCAAGTTCCAGAAGCTTGGTGGGCGCATCCCGAAGGGCGTCCTGCTCGTCGGCAACCCGGGCACCGGCAAGACGTTGCTGGCGAAGGCGATTGCCGGCGAAGCCAAGGTTCCCTTCTTCTCGATTTCCGGCTCGGATTTCGTCGAGATGTTCGTCGGCGTGGGCGCGGCGCGCGTTCGCGACATGTTCGAGAATGCGAAGAAGCATGCGCCCTGCATCATCTTCATCGATGAGCTCGATGCCGTCGGTCGCCAGCGTGGTGCAGGCCTCGGTGGTGGCAACGACGAGCGCGAGCAGACGCTGAACCAGATGCTCGTCGAGATGGACGGTTTCGAAGGCAGTGTCGGGGTGATCGTCATTGCTGCGACCAACCGACCGGACGTTCTGGACCCCGCTCTGATGCGACCGGGTCGCTTCGATCGCCAAGTGGTCGTTCCGCTGCCTGACATCCGGGGTCGCGAACAGATCCTGGTGGTGCACATGCGCAAGGTGCCGCTGTCGCCGGATGTCAAGGCGGACATCATCGCCCGTGGAACCCCAGGTTTTTCTGGTGCCGACCTTGCCAATCTGGTCAATGAGGCGGCGCTTTTCGCCGCGCGCGGCAACAAGCGTCTGGTGGACATGGAGGACTTCGAGAAGGCCAAGGACAAGATCATGATGGGCGCGGAGCGGCGCAGCATGGTGATGAACGAGGACGAGCGGCGCAACACGGCCTACCATGAGGCGGGGCACGCCGTGGTCGCCAAACTCATGCCGAAGTCGGACCCGGTACACAAGGTGACGATCATTCCGCGTGGGCGTGCCCTCGGGTTGACGATGCAGTTGCCGGAGGAGGATCGCTACGCCTACGACCGCATCTATCTGATGAGTCGGATCGCCGTTCTCTTTGGCGGTCGGATTGCCGAAGAGCTGTTCATGAACCAGATGACGACCGGCGCCTCGAACGATTTCGAGCGCGCGACGCAGATGGCACGCGACATGGTCACCCGCTACGGCATGTCGGATGCACTGGGGCCGATGGTGTATGGCGAGAATGAAGGCGAGGTTTTCCTCGGACGATCGGTGACAACGCACAAGAACATGTCGGAAGCGACGATGGAAAAGGTCGATCGCGAGATCCGCCGCATCATCGACGAGCAGTACGCCCTCGCTCGCCGCCTGCTCGAGGAGCACCGCGACAAGGTCGAGGCGATGGCGTCGGCGTTGCTCGAACTTGAGACGATCGACGCCGATCAGATCAATGACGTCATGCAGGGCAAGCCGCCGCGTCCGCCAAAGCAGACACAGTTGCCGCCGGCCAACAAGAGCGACCACAATGCGCCGGATGCAGCGCCGAGCGCGCCACCGGCACCCGCCTGA
- a CDS encoding RlmE family RNA methyltransferase: protein MKRSRSSNAWLREHVSDSYVQRAKAEGYRSRAAYKLLQIDDREHLIRPGDLVVDLGASPGGWSQVVAKRQQGRGQVIAVDILPMEPLPGVVFLPGDFRETEVLDRLRGLLKQERAGLVLCDMSPNISGISLCDQAQGMHLSELALDFASQWLQPEGCLLVKVFQGLGFDDFFVRMRQTFRRVCLRKPDASRDRSREVYLLGRGLQA, encoded by the coding sequence ATGAAGCGCAGCAGATCGAGCAACGCCTGGTTGCGTGAACACGTCAGCGACAGTTATGTCCAGCGGGCGAAGGCGGAAGGCTACCGCTCGCGCGCCGCCTACAAGCTCCTGCAGATAGACGACCGCGAGCATCTGATCCGCCCGGGCGACTTGGTGGTCGACCTGGGTGCGAGTCCGGGAGGCTGGTCGCAGGTGGTCGCGAAGCGCCAGCAGGGGCGGGGTCAGGTCATCGCGGTCGATATCCTGCCGATGGAGCCGCTGCCCGGAGTCGTCTTCCTGCCGGGCGATTTTCGCGAAACGGAGGTTCTCGACCGCCTGCGGGGACTGTTGAAACAGGAGCGAGCGGGACTTGTACTCTGCGACATGTCGCCCAATATCTCGGGTATCAGCCTGTGTGATCAGGCACAGGGCATGCACCTGTCGGAACTGGCTCTCGATTTCGCGAGCCAATGGCTGCAACCGGAGGGCTGTCTGCTGGTCAAAGTGTTCCAGGGTCTGGGCTTCGACGATTTTTTCGTCCGCATGCGGCAGACCTTCAGGCGGGTGTGCCTGCGCAAGCCGGATGCCTCGCGGGATCGCAGTCGGGAGGTGTATCTTCTCGGCCGGGGCCTGCAAGCCTGA
- a CDS encoding YhbY family RNA-binding protein, protein MLNLNSEERRALRARAHSLQPVVAISQKGLSEPVVREIDASLAAHELIKVRVYNDDRDERENFLASLCERLAAAPVQHIGKLLVIWRPRPEQPATPARAPRRSKRTFQGSTGT, encoded by the coding sequence ATGCTCAACCTGAACTCCGAAGAGCGCCGCGCGCTGCGCGCCCGCGCCCACTCCCTGCAACCGGTGGTCGCAATCAGCCAGAAGGGGCTCTCCGAGCCGGTTGTCCGGGAAATCGACGCCAGCCTGGCGGCGCACGAACTGATCAAGGTGCGGGTGTACAACGATGACCGGGATGAGCGCGAGAATTTTCTGGCCAGCCTTTGCGAGCGACTGGCTGCGGCGCCGGTGCAGCATATCGGCAAGCTCCTGGTGATCTGGCGGCCACGCCCGGAACAGCCGGCCACGCCGGCAAGAGCGCCGCGGCGCAGCAAGCGCACTTTCCAGGGCAGTACCGGCACCTGA
- a CDS encoding DUF4149 domain-containing protein, producing the protein MRRITEILHGVALTLWVGGLWSIGYLVAPTLFHALGNDRQLAGQLAGRLFELIGWVGLACAAYLLAFLLVRLRGAAWRRWDFWLLLLMLLLTVVGLFGVQPLLAQLKADALPREVMASVLRDRFAAWHGVSSILYLLQSLLGLLLVATAARGVR; encoded by the coding sequence ATGCGCCGCATCACCGAAATTCTTCATGGCGTAGCCCTGACCCTTTGGGTCGGCGGCCTGTGGTCGATCGGCTACCTCGTTGCGCCGACGCTGTTTCATGCCCTGGGCAACGATCGTCAGCTGGCCGGGCAACTCGCCGGCCGACTGTTCGAGCTGATCGGCTGGGTGGGCCTGGCTTGCGCGGCGTACCTGCTCGCCTTCTTGCTCGTCCGCCTGCGCGGCGCCGCCTGGCGGCGCTGGGATTTCTGGCTGCTGCTGCTGATGTTGCTGCTGACCGTCGTCGGCCTGTTCGGCGTCCAGCCCCTGCTGGCACAACTCAAGGCCGACGCCCTGCCCCGAGAGGTGATGGCAAGTGTCCTGCGTGACCGCTTCGCGGCTTGGCATGGCGTTTCCAGCATCCTCTACCTGCTGCAGAGTCTTCTTGGCCTGCTGCTGGTTGCCACCGCGGCGCGCGGTGTCCGTTAG
- the greA gene encoding transcription elongation factor GreA — MSKIPVTVKGAELLRAELHHLKTVERPRAIAAIAEARSHGDLSENAEYDAAKERQAFIEGRIKEFEGKLANAQIIDPKLLDADGRCVFGATLDLEDQDTGVRVCYQIVGEDEADIKGGKISINSPIARALIGKFAGDIAEVQAPGGVREYEVIDVRYE; from the coding sequence ATGAGCAAGATACCCGTAACCGTCAAGGGCGCCGAACTGTTGCGTGCCGAGCTGCATCATCTGAAGACCGTAGAGCGGCCGCGGGCGATCGCCGCGATCGCCGAGGCGCGCTCGCACGGTGATCTCTCGGAGAATGCCGAGTACGATGCCGCCAAGGAAAGGCAGGCCTTCATCGAGGGCCGCATCAAGGAGTTCGAGGGCAAGCTTGCCAACGCCCAGATCATCGACCCCAAGCTGCTCGATGCCGACGGGCGCTGCGTCTTTGGCGCAACGCTCGATCTCGAGGACCAGGACACGGGCGTCCGCGTCTGCTACCAGATCGTCGGCGAGGACGAGGCCGACATCAAGGGTGGCAAGATCTCGATCAACTCGCCGATCGCGCGGGCACTGATCGGCAAGTTCGCTGGCGACATCGCCGAGGTGCAGGCGCCGGGTGGTGTTCGCGAATACGAAGTCATCGACGTTCGCTACGAGTGA
- the carB gene encoding carbamoyl-phosphate synthase large subunit, with protein sequence MPKRTDIESILIIGAGPIVIGQACEFDYSGAQACKALREEGYRVILVNSNPATIMTDPEMADVTYIEPINWRVLEKIISRERPDALLPTMGGQTALNCALDLARHGILERHSVEMIGATREAIDKAEDREKFKAAMTRIGLGSARSAVAHSMEEALQVQAMIGYPAIIRPSFTMGGSGGGIAYNQEEFIEICKRGLEASPTRELLIEESLIGWKEFEMEVVRDRRDNCIIVCSIENFDPMGVHTGDSITVAPAQTLTDKEYQIMRDASIAVLREIGVDTGGSNVQFAICPEDGRMIVIEMNPRVSRSSALASKATGFPIAKVAAKLAVGYTLDELANEITGGRTPASFEPSIDYVVTKVPRFAFEKFPEADSRLTTQMKSVGEVMAIGRTFQESLQKALRGLEVGVDGFDEKSADREEIEVALSEARPERIWYLADAFRIGMSLDEIHRLTAIDPWFLAQIEDLYRMAERIRGRDLVSLSRDELLHLKRAGFSDKRLATLMRTTQSAVRQRRHEWQVRPVFKRVDTCAAEFATHTAYMYSTYEEECESQPSPRQKIMVLGGGPNRIGQGIEFDYCCVHAALAMRADGYETIMVNCNPETVSTDYDTSDRLYFEPLTLEDVLEIVAVEKPIGVIVQFGGQTPLKLARDLEANGVPIIGTSPDMIDAAEDRERFQKLLHALDLRQPANRTARTEAEALCLAAEIGYPLVVRPSYVLGGRAMEIVHEERDLERYMREAVKVSNDSPVLLDRFLNDASEVDVDALCDGEEVLIGGVMEHIEQAGVHSGDSACSLPPYTLSVEMQDELRRQTRLLARALKVCGLMNIQFAIQKGVVFVLEVNPRASRTVPFVSKATGLQLAKIAARCMVGRSLASQGLTREVVPDHFSVKEAVFPFIKFRGVDTILGPEMKSTGEVMGVGRSFSEAFVKSQMAASVRLPSSGQVFVSVKDSDKSKAVRIAGELQAAGFTLLATRGTAAAIAAAGIAVTPVNKVTEGRPHVVDMIKNNEVVLIINTVDEKRKAISDSRSIRTSGLAARVTIYTTIWGAEAAVAGIRNRGELVVYPIQELHAQLH encoded by the coding sequence ATGCCCAAGCGCACAGACATTGAGAGCATCCTGATCATCGGCGCCGGGCCGATCGTCATCGGCCAGGCCTGCGAGTTCGATTACTCGGGGGCGCAGGCGTGCAAGGCGCTGCGCGAGGAGGGGTATCGGGTGATCCTGGTGAACTCCAATCCAGCGACGATCATGACCGATCCGGAAATGGCCGATGTGACCTACATCGAGCCGATCAACTGGCGGGTGCTGGAGAAGATCATCAGCCGCGAGCGGCCGGACGCGCTGTTGCCGACCATGGGTGGCCAGACCGCTCTCAACTGTGCCCTCGACCTGGCCCGGCATGGCATCCTCGAACGCCATTCGGTCGAGATGATCGGCGCCACGCGCGAGGCGATCGACAAGGCCGAGGACCGGGAGAAGTTCAAGGCGGCAATGACGCGCATCGGCCTCGGTTCGGCGCGCTCGGCGGTGGCGCACTCGATGGAGGAAGCGCTGCAGGTGCAGGCGATGATCGGCTATCCGGCGATCATCCGGCCGTCTTTCACCATGGGTGGTTCGGGTGGCGGCATCGCCTACAACCAGGAGGAATTCATCGAGATCTGCAAGCGCGGCCTGGAAGCCAGCCCGACGCGCGAGCTGCTGATCGAGGAGTCGCTGATCGGCTGGAAGGAGTTCGAGATGGAGGTTGTCCGCGACCGGCGGGACAACTGCATCATCGTCTGCTCGATCGAGAACTTCGACCCGATGGGCGTGCACACCGGCGATTCGATCACCGTCGCGCCGGCGCAGACGCTGACCGACAAGGAATACCAGATCATGCGCGATGCCTCGATCGCGGTCCTGCGCGAGATCGGTGTCGACACGGGTGGTTCGAATGTGCAGTTCGCCATCTGCCCGGAAGATGGGCGGATGATCGTCATCGAGATGAACCCGCGTGTTTCCCGCTCGTCGGCGCTGGCGTCGAAGGCGACCGGCTTCCCGATTGCCAAGGTGGCAGCGAAACTGGCGGTGGGCTACACGCTCGACGAACTGGCGAACGAGATCACTGGCGGTCGCACCCCCGCATCCTTCGAGCCGTCGATCGACTACGTGGTGACCAAGGTGCCGCGGTTTGCCTTCGAGAAGTTTCCCGAGGCGGATTCACGTCTGACGACGCAGATGAAGTCGGTAGGCGAGGTGATGGCCATCGGCCGCACCTTCCAGGAGTCGCTGCAGAAGGCGCTGCGCGGGCTCGAGGTTGGCGTCGACGGCTTCGACGAGAAGAGCGCCGACCGCGAGGAGATCGAGGTTGCCCTGAGCGAGGCGCGCCCCGAGCGCATCTGGTATCTGGCCGACGCCTTCCGGATCGGCATGTCGCTCGACGAAATCCATCGGCTGACGGCGATCGACCCGTGGTTCCTGGCCCAGATCGAGGACCTGTACCGCATGGCTGAGCGGATTCGCGGCCGCGACCTTGTCTCGCTGTCGCGTGACGAGCTTCTGCATCTCAAACGGGCCGGTTTCTCCGACAAGCGGCTCGCCACCCTGATGCGGACGACGCAGTCGGCCGTCCGCCAGCGCCGCCATGAGTGGCAGGTCCGCCCGGTGTTCAAGCGGGTCGATACCTGTGCCGCCGAGTTTGCCACGCATACCGCGTACATGTACTCGACCTATGAGGAAGAATGCGAGTCGCAGCCCTCGCCGCGACAGAAGATCATGGTCCTCGGTGGCGGGCCCAACCGTATCGGCCAGGGGATCGAGTTCGATTACTGCTGCGTGCATGCGGCCCTGGCGATGCGTGCCGACGGCTACGAGACGATCATGGTGAACTGCAACCCGGAGACCGTATCGACCGACTACGATACCTCCGATCGTCTGTACTTCGAGCCGCTGACGCTCGAGGACGTACTCGAGATCGTTGCCGTCGAGAAGCCGATCGGCGTGATCGTCCAGTTCGGTGGCCAGACCCCGCTCAAGCTGGCGCGTGATCTCGAAGCCAACGGCGTGCCGATCATCGGCACCAGCCCGGACATGATCGACGCTGCCGAGGATCGCGAGCGTTTCCAGAAGCTGCTGCATGCGCTCGATCTGCGACAGCCGGCCAACCGGACCGCCCGCACCGAGGCGGAAGCGCTGTGCCTCGCCGCCGAGATCGGTTATCCGCTGGTCGTCCGGCCGTCCTACGTCCTCGGCGGGCGGGCGATGGAGATCGTCCATGAGGAACGTGACCTCGAGCGTTACATGCGCGAAGCCGTCAAGGTGTCGAATGATTCACCGGTGCTCCTCGATCGTTTCCTGAACGACGCTTCGGAGGTCGACGTCGACGCGCTCTGTGATGGTGAGGAGGTGCTGATCGGCGGTGTGATGGAGCACATCGAGCAAGCCGGCGTGCATTCCGGCGACTCCGCCTGCTCGTTGCCGCCCTATACCCTGTCGGTCGAAATGCAGGATGAGTTGCGCCGGCAGACACGCCTGCTGGCCAGGGCGCTCAAGGTCTGCGGGCTGATGAACATCCAGTTTGCCATCCAGAAGGGTGTCGTCTTCGTTCTCGAGGTGAACCCGCGCGCTTCGCGCACCGTTCCCTTCGTCTCCAAGGCAACCGGGTTGCAGCTGGCGAAGATCGCCGCCCGCTGCATGGTCGGCAGGTCGCTGGCCAGCCAGGGCCTGACCAGGGAAGTGGTGCCGGACCATTTCTCGGTCAAGGAAGCGGTTTTCCCGTTCATCAAGTTTCGCGGCGTCGATACCATTCTTGGCCCGGAGATGAAGTCGACCGGCGAGGTGATGGGGGTCGGGCGCAGCTTTTCCGAGGCGTTCGTGAAGAGCCAGATGGCCGCCAGCGTGCGCTTGCCGAGTTCCGGGCAGGTGTTCGTCAGCGTCAAGGATTCGGACAAGTCGAAGGCAGTCAGGATCGCCGGCGAACTGCAGGCAGCGGGGTTCACCCTGCTCGCCACACGCGGCACAGCGGCGGCGATAGCCGCCGCGGGAATTGCCGTGACGCCGGTGAACAAGGTGACCGAGGGGCGTCCGCACGTCGTCGACATGATCAAGAACAACGAGGTCGTCCTGATCATCAACACCGTCGACGAAAAGCGCAAGGCGATCAGCGACTCGCGCTCGATTCGCACTTCGGGGTTGGCGGCGCGGGTGACGATCTACACCACCATCTGGGGCGCCGAAGCAGCGGTCGCGGGAATCAGGAACCGTGGCGAACTCGTGGTCTACCCGATACAGGAACTGCACGCGCAGCTTCATTAG
- the carA gene encoding glutamine-hydrolyzing carbamoyl-phosphate synthase small subunit, whose protein sequence is MLPTLPPAILALADGTVFRGLAIGAAGSASGEVVFNTAMSGYQEILTDPSYCRQIVTLTYPHIGNVGCNAEDFESRANYAAGLVIRDLPPRAASWRLQQTLPDYLQQHGIVAISGIDTRKLTRILREQGAQAGCIMAVTVDERCALEEARAFPGLAGMDLARVVSVPAAYEWTGGAWTLGGYRDAPAPVLHVVAYDYGVKHNILRMLAARGCRVTVVPAQTSAADVLALQPDGVFLSNGPGDPEPCDYAIDAIRELLSRRVPTFGICLGHQLLALASGARTMKMKFGHHGANHPVKDLQTGQVLITSQNHGFAVDGNSLPANLLRTHVSLFDGSLQGVARADVPAFSFQGHPEASPGPHDIACLFDRFVQMMQHEKKQDAQAHRH, encoded by the coding sequence TTGCTACCCACTCTGCCGCCGGCGATTCTCGCCCTGGCTGACGGCACGGTCTTCAGGGGTCTGGCGATCGGTGCTGCGGGCAGCGCCAGCGGCGAAGTCGTCTTCAATACGGCGATGTCGGGGTATCAGGAAATCCTTACCGATCCCTCGTATTGCCGCCAGATCGTCACGCTGACCTATCCGCATATCGGCAATGTCGGCTGCAATGCGGAAGACTTCGAGTCGCGGGCAAACTACGCTGCCGGTCTGGTCATCCGTGACCTGCCACCGCGGGCCGCCAGCTGGCGTCTGCAGCAGACACTGCCGGACTACCTGCAGCAGCATGGAATCGTTGCCATCAGCGGTATCGATACGCGCAAGCTGACCCGCATCCTGCGCGAGCAGGGAGCGCAGGCCGGTTGCATCATGGCGGTGACGGTCGACGAACGGTGTGCGCTGGAGGAAGCGCGGGCTTTCCCGGGCTTGGCGGGAATGGATCTGGCCCGCGTCGTCAGTGTGCCTGCAGCCTATGAGTGGACCGGTGGCGCCTGGACTCTCGGCGGTTACCGCGATGCACCAGCGCCCGTGCTGCACGTCGTCGCCTACGACTACGGCGTCAAGCACAACATCCTGCGCATGCTGGCTGCCCGCGGCTGCCGGGTGACCGTCGTGCCGGCTCAGACGAGCGCTGCCGATGTCCTCGCGCTGCAGCCCGACGGGGTGTTCCTGTCGAACGGTCCGGGCGATCCGGAGCCCTGCGACTACGCGATCGACGCGATTCGCGAGCTGCTTTCCCGACGCGTGCCGACCTTTGGCATCTGTCTCGGTCACCAGCTGCTGGCGCTCGCCTCGGGCGCGAGGACGATGAAGATGAAGTTCGGCCACCATGGTGCCAACCACCCGGTGAAGGATCTGCAGACCGGACAGGTACTGATCACCAGCCAGAACCACGGTTTTGCCGTCGACGGGAACAGCTTGCCGGCGAACCTGCTGCGCACCCATGTGTCGCTCTTCGATGGCTCGCTGCAGGGCGTCGCGCGCGCCGACGTACCCGCGTTCTCCTTCCAGGGCCATCCTGAAGCGAGTCCGGGGCCGCACGACATCGCCTGCCTGTTCGACCGCTTTGTCCAGATGATGCAACACGAGAAGAAGCAAGATGCCCAAGCGCACAGACATTGA
- the dapB gene encoding 4-hydroxy-tetrahydrodipicolinate reductase, which translates to MTELRIAVAGAGGRMGRTLLEATLRDGAMSLVAAFDQPGASVHGKDAGELVGKPCGVPVSSDHDAAIALAGCLIDFTRPEASLAHLESCRRHGVAMVIGTTGFDAAGKRAIRAAADEIPIVFAPNMSVGVNLVFRLLDVAARILADGYDVEIVEAHHRHKVDAPSGTALRMGEVVAEALGRDLAACAVYDRQGVTGEREAASIGFATVRGGDIVGDHQVMFCGLGERVEIGHKASSRMPYALGSLRAARFLAQRTSGLFDMQDVLGLR; encoded by the coding sequence ATGACTGAACTGAGGATTGCGGTGGCCGGGGCCGGTGGCCGCATGGGCCGCACCTTGCTCGAAGCGACGCTGCGCGACGGCGCCATGAGCTTGGTGGCGGCGTTCGACCAGCCTGGCGCCAGTGTGCACGGGAAGGATGCGGGAGAACTGGTCGGCAAGCCTTGCGGCGTGCCCGTCAGCAGTGATCACGATGCGGCCATCGCACTGGCCGGCTGCCTGATCGATTTCACGCGCCCAGAAGCCAGTCTCGCGCACCTGGAAAGCTGCCGCCGGCATGGGGTGGCGATGGTCATTGGCACGACCGGTTTCGACGCCGCCGGCAAACGGGCGATCCGGGCTGCCGCCGACGAGATTCCAATCGTCTTTGCGCCGAACATGAGCGTTGGCGTCAACCTCGTGTTCCGCTTGCTCGACGTTGCGGCACGGATTCTCGCCGATGGCTACGATGTCGAGATCGTCGAGGCGCACCATCGGCACAAGGTCGACGCGCCGTCGGGGACGGCGTTGCGCATGGGGGAAGTGGTGGCCGAGGCGCTTGGACGTGATCTCGCCGCCTGCGCCGTCTATGATCGCCAGGGCGTCACCGGCGAGCGAGAGGCGGCGAGCATCGGCTTTGCCACGGTGCGCGGTGGCGACATCGTTGGCGATCATCAGGTGATGTTCTGTGGTCTTGGCGAACGCGTCGAGATCGGCCACAAGGCGAGCAGCCGCATGCCCTACGCGCTAGGGAGTCTGCGTGCGGCACGTTTTCTGGCGCAGCGGACGAGTGGGTTGTTCGACATGCAGGATGTGCTCGGTTTGCGCTGA
- a CDS encoding outer membrane protein assembly factor BamE: protein MILPRVAVMAVALCMLAGCSSVPRIVKEYRIDVQQGNVLTQEMVAQLRPGLSRDQVRFVLGTPLLMDMFHANRWDYFYSLQKGRSGEIETRRLSVYFDADGKLVRVSGDVAAAEPGVAEPVSETRNREIDLGSLPEDGSAVMPPPEEKGFFGRMMETVGF, encoded by the coding sequence ATGATCCTGCCGCGAGTTGCCGTTATGGCCGTTGCCCTCTGCATGCTTGCAGGCTGTTCGTCGGTGCCGCGCATCGTCAAGGAGTACCGGATCGACGTCCAACAGGGCAACGTCCTGACACAGGAGATGGTGGCGCAGCTGCGTCCCGGGCTTTCGCGCGACCAGGTGCGCTTCGTGCTCGGCACGCCGTTGTTGATGGACATGTTTCACGCCAACCGCTGGGACTACTTCTATTCGCTGCAGAAAGGCCGTTCGGGCGAGATCGAAACGCGGCGGCTGTCGGTCTACTTCGACGCGGATGGGAAGTTGGTCCGTGTCAGCGGCGATGTTGCGGCGGCCGAGCCCGGGGTGGCGGAGCCGGTGTCGGAGACCCGCAACCGGGAGATTGATCTCGGTTCACTGCCGGAGGACGGCAGTGCGGTCATGCCGCCGCCCGAGGAGAAGGGCTTTTTTGGTCGCATGATGGAAACGGTGGGGTTCTGA